The genomic segment AGGCAAACGCCGTGAACTGGCGCATATTGCGTGCTAACAAGTGCGCCGCCAGTGCGGGGATCAGCAAAAATCCAAACGCGATGAGCGGACCCACGCTGAGCACTGCCATCGACACTGTCAGGCCAATCAGCAGGTAGAGGAACACGTCCCAGAAAACAACGTTTTTGCCGAGCGTCATTGCCGTGTCCCTGTCGAACGAGACGAGAAGTAGTTCTTTGTGGAAGAGTCCCAGCGCTACGAGCACAAGCATGAGCGTTGCTGCGGTCAGCAGGAGATCGAAGTTGGAGATAGTGATGACCTCCCCTTTCAGCAGGTCGAGCCAGCCGATCTCGCCGTAAGGGTTTTTCGACAGCAGCAGGATGCTCAGCGCAGCCGCCACGACGTATGCAGTGCCGAGTCGCCCTTCTGGTTGGCCGCGTCCACGTCGTTCCAGAAATGCCAAGGTCAAGATCGCAGCGAGAGAGAACGCCGTGGAGCCGACGAATGCGAGCATATGTGCACTGTGCGAGCCGTTATCGGTCAAATGGAATCCGAACCATAAAGGAAGCGAGAGGGCGATAGCGACCCCCGTTGAAGAAATCTGCGGTAGCGCCACGCCCATGAAAACGAGACGGCGCATCACGAGAAACACGCCGACGAGCGGGCAGGCGAACCCCACGAGTACGCTCGTATAAACCGAGTTACGCAAAAGAAAATCGGGCGAAAGGATCTGATGTAATGTTCCCATGTCAGCACACCACCGTTTCAAGTATTTCCGCCATCCGTTCACGCGTGAGCAGTTCGTCCGCGGTGCCGTGAAGAACCTCGTCCTCGCGGAGCCAGATCACGCGCTCGGCATGTTTACGCACGGCCGCAAAGTCGTGCGTGACGAGCAGGACCGTGATGTTCCTTTCTTTTTGGATCTGCGCTATGAACTCCAGCACCGCGTGGGTTGCCGCGTGGTCCACGCCCGCGGTAGGTTCATCGAGTACCAGTGCATCGGGACGCGTGGTCAGTGCACGGGCGATAAGCACTCGCTGTTTCTGACCACCGGAGAGCTCCGCAAACCGTTTGTGGGCGAATTCCTCAGCACCCGCAGCCCGCAGGCACTCTCGGGTAAAGGCACGTTCAATCGACGGGACAAAATGTCCCGGGCGTACGCGTCCATAGGCACCCATCAGGGCAACCTCAAACCCCGTCAGCAGATAAACCGGGTCGAACTGAATGGATTGAGGGACGTAACCAAATATGAGAGGGTGCAATGTGGTGTCGATACGTCCCGCGACCGGTGGAATTAGTCCGAGCAGCGTTTTGAGCAGTGTCGATTTCCCCGAACCATTGGTGCCGAGGATGGCGGTGAAGTCGGCCCGGCCTATCGCAAGCGAGATTCCGGACAGCACGGGCTGGCCATTGTAGCCGATCGTCAGATTGTCAAGTATAATGAGCGCTTTTTCCATATGTCTGTTCTGTCGGGTTACCCGGACAACGCAGGGGCGAACCCCACACCTCCTTTTTTATTTCCTGCCTTGGGCGGCAGTTACCATCGTTTGAATGATGTAGTCCATCATTTTGATATACGTCTCCGTGTTGGGTACGCCACCCGGCATGATGGGCAAGGTTATCAGGGTCGCTCCCGTCTGTTTGGCGATTTGACTCGGCACCTTCTCCGGAAACTGTGGCTCGCGCACGACGATGGGAACATGCTCGGCTCTCATCGATGCGACCAATTCCTCGATGTGCCGCGCGGTCGGATCAATGCCCGGCTTCAGTTCGATGGTGCCGAAGTAGTCCATAGCGAAACGCTCGGCGAAGTACGGCCAGTGCTCATGATAGGAGACGAACTTCACCCCTTTGAGTGGTCTCGCCTGTCGCTCCCACTCGGCGATCCTGGCGTCGAGCTTTGCGAGATAGGCGTCACGGTTACGGGTAAACTCTGCCTGATGCTCCGGGGCGAAGGCTACCAGGGCGTTGTAGATATTTTTTATCGCGGTCTTGGCCAATACCGGGTCGAGCATATAGTGCGGGTTGCCGTACGGATGGACATCACCCGCGGAGTGTTCGGTTGACTTGGGTACGTCACGCGGAACGATGCCCCTCGAGCAGTCCACGTAGCCAGACGTGCCTTTCTGGATGCGTGGATTCTTGCTCGCTTCCAGTAGAGCGGGCAGGAAGGCGTGTTCGCAATCAAACCCGACCAAGACCAACAGATCCGCCTGGTTCATGATCGGCACGAAACTCGGTTTCATGGGAATCCCGTGGGTGTCTTCGACACCCGTGGCGAGACTCCGTACCTCGACCAGATCGCCGCCCACAGCGCGCGTAAAGTCCGCGAGGTCGGTAAGCGTTGTGACAACCCTGATTTTAGCAGCCTGAGCGGGCGTGGCCCACAAGTTCAGTAATCCGATGAGCGTGATAATCAATAGACTCAATGGTCTCGATTTCATTTTGAATTCCTCCTTTTGAAAGTCAGCGTTGCTGCCAGCCGTGCGAGTGCGAACCGATGATCCATGCCCATTGCAGATAAACGGCGTGATCGGGGAGCAGGCCGGACACGGAGTTGTGGTCAGTGTACGTGTATTGAAGGCGAAGCTGACTCCAGTGGCTCAAGGCCCACGTGATGTACGGAGAGTATGCCGTGGTTTTGTCGCTCTTGTTTAGTGCGTTCTCCACCCAGTCGAAGAGCAACCCGGTTGTCCACTGGCGATGAAACTTATAGGCAAGATACGAGTACAGACCGTAGGAGCCGACGGCGCGCTTTGATAAGGTGCCGTCCGGCAAAGTGACGTCGTAACGGTTGTCGCTGTAAAGCACCTCCGTGCCCCAGGTGACGGTCTGGAATTGATTATTACGGAGCGGCCGGTAGCTCAGCACAAAGTCCGTACCCAGAAGTCGGCGCTCACGTTCGGTGAAGGTACTCCCGTCGGGCTGGAGAAGGCCACCACCGAGATCTGTTGTTTTGGGGTTCCACAGGCCTGAAATCCCTGGTTCAAGCGAGATATCGGGCGTGAGGTCAAAATAGGTGGAAGCACGGCCCCAATAGTTTAATCCGCTGCCCTGTCGAAAATCACCCACGTTGTTTGGGGGGATATCGCCGCCAAACTGATTACCCGCGCCCACTGTCAAGCTCACGTAATGCGAAATAGGCAGCAGATAGTTGAGCTGTGCTCCGTCGGTCCTCGATTCTCCGCCGATATATTGATTGAGCGCCAACGGTCT from the Syntrophorhabdaceae bacterium genome contains:
- a CDS encoding metal ABC transporter permease, encoding MGTLHQILSPDFLLRNSVYTSVLVGFACPLVGVFLVMRRLVFMGVALPQISSTGVAIALSLPLWFGFHLTDNGSHSAHMLAFVGSTAFSLAAILTLAFLERRGRGQPEGRLGTAYVVAAALSILLLSKNPYGEIGWLDLLKGEVITISNFDLLLTAATLMLVLVALGLFHKELLLVSFDRDTAMTLGKNVVFWDVFLYLLIGLTVSMAVLSVGPLIAFGFLLIPALAAHLLARNMRQFTAFACLVGGTAAFFGFWIAYQFDLPVGPTDVVLLGMIYAIAGVIAKFLSWGSKQSRTV
- a CDS encoding metal ABC transporter ATP-binding protein → MEKALIILDNLTIGYNGQPVLSGISLAIGRADFTAILGTNGSGKSTLLKTLLGLIPPVAGRIDTTLHPLIFGYVPQSIQFDPVYLLTGFEVALMGAYGRVRPGHFVPSIERAFTRECLRAAGAEEFAHKRFAELSGGQKQRVLIARALTTRPDALVLDEPTAGVDHAATHAVLEFIAQIQKERNITVLLVTHDFAAVRKHAERVIWLREDEVLHGTADELLTRERMAEILETVVC
- a CDS encoding metal ABC transporter substrate-binding protein translates to MKSRPLSLLIITLIGLLNLWATPAQAAKIRVVTTLTDLADFTRAVGGDLVEVRSLATGVEDTHGIPMKPSFVPIMNQADLLVLVGFDCEHAFLPALLEASKNPRIQKGTSGYVDCSRGIVPRDVPKSTEHSAGDVHPYGNPHYMLDPVLAKTAIKNIYNALVAFAPEHQAEFTRNRDAYLAKLDARIAEWERQARPLKGVKFVSYHEHWPYFAERFAMDYFGTIELKPGIDPTARHIEELVASMRAEHVPIVVREPQFPEKVPSQIAKQTGATLITLPIMPGGVPNTETYIKMMDYIIQTMVTAAQGRK